From the Gemmatimonadales bacterium genome, one window contains:
- the murB gene encoding UDP-N-acetylmuramate dehydrogenase has translation MAAPRKKAEPRAKKAEPAAKGPPKGMAAFPDDLGGAVKYGEPLSRHTTYRIGGPATVHFTPSTNEAVAGAVSWAKEHKLPYLVLGLGSNVLIRDGGFHGLVIKIGKGLDALSHRAGTWKVGAGLPLPLLARKTAEEGYAGVHKLIGVPGSVGGAVFMNAGAHGQDVASVLISATVLDAKGRVVDKPRKDIPFTYRRSGLEGHVVLGCALRLDQEEPEKLKSELAMLLRKRREGTPFDQPCCGSVFKNPEETTAGRLVDRCGLKGRRVGGAEISKVHANYIVNVGNASADDVLKLIDIARTAVFKEFGIELELEVKVLGEPK, from the coding sequence ATGGCCGCGCCCCGCAAGAAGGCCGAGCCGCGCGCCAAGAAGGCGGAGCCGGCCGCCAAGGGGCCGCCGAAGGGCATGGCGGCCTTTCCCGACGACCTCGGCGGCGCGGTCAAGTACGGCGAGCCGCTGTCGCGGCACACGACCTACCGGATCGGCGGGCCGGCCACGGTGCACTTCACGCCGTCGACCAACGAGGCGGTGGCGGGCGCGGTGAGCTGGGCCAAGGAGCACAAGCTCCCCTACCTGGTCCTGGGCCTCGGCTCCAACGTCCTGATCCGCGACGGCGGGTTCCACGGCCTGGTGATCAAGATCGGCAAGGGGCTCGACGCCCTGTCGCACCGCGCCGGGACCTGGAAGGTGGGCGCCGGCCTGCCGCTGCCGCTGCTGGCGCGGAAGACCGCCGAGGAGGGCTACGCCGGCGTGCACAAGCTCATCGGGGTCCCCGGCTCCGTGGGCGGCGCGGTGTTCATGAACGCGGGCGCGCACGGCCAGGACGTCGCCTCGGTGCTGATCTCGGCCACGGTCCTGGACGCCAAGGGCCGGGTCGTGGACAAGCCGCGCAAGGACATCCCGTTCACCTACCGCCGCAGCGGCCTCGAGGGCCACGTGGTCCTGGGCTGCGCCCTGCGCCTCGACCAGGAGGAGCCGGAGAAGCTGAAGTCCGAGCTGGCGATGCTGCTGCGCAAGCGCCGCGAAGGCACGCCGTTCGACCAGCCGTGCTGCGGCTCGGTGTTCAAGAACCCGGAGGAGACCACCGCCGGGCGCCTGGTCGACCGCTGCGGGCTCAAGGGCCGGCGGGTGGGGGGCGCGGAGATCTCCAAGGTCCACGCCAACTACATCGTGAACGTCGGGAACGCCTCGGCCGACGACGTGCTGAAGCTCATCGACATCGCCCGCACGGCCGTGTTCAAGGAGTTCGGCATCGAGCTCGAGCTCGAGGTGAAGGTGCTCGGGGAGCCGAAGTGA
- a CDS encoding acyltransferase — MSDFYAHPSAVIDEGAVIGKGTKIWHFCHVMPGAVIGERCSLGQNVVVMPGTRIGTNVKIQNNVSVYEGVTLEDDVFCGPSMVFTNVSFPRSHVIRKGEYERTLCRRGATIGANATVVCGTTLGRFSFVGAGAVVTKDVKDHALVVGNPARQVGWMCQCGERLKVEQGKGRCARCGSAYVERGGALVVQ, encoded by the coding sequence GTGAGCGACTTCTACGCGCACCCGTCGGCGGTGATCGACGAGGGCGCCGTCATCGGCAAGGGCACCAAGATCTGGCACTTCTGCCACGTGATGCCGGGCGCGGTGATCGGCGAGCGCTGCAGTCTCGGGCAGAACGTCGTCGTGATGCCCGGCACCCGCATCGGCACCAACGTGAAGATCCAGAACAACGTGTCCGTCTACGAGGGCGTGACCCTGGAAGACGACGTGTTCTGCGGGCCCTCGATGGTGTTCACCAACGTGTCGTTCCCGCGCAGCCACGTCATCCGCAAGGGCGAGTACGAGCGGACGCTGTGCCGGCGCGGGGCCACCATCGGCGCCAACGCGACCGTGGTCTGCGGCACCACGCTGGGCCGGTTCTCGTTCGTGGGCGCCGGCGCCGTGGTGACCAAGGACGTCAAGGACCACGCGCTGGTGGTCGGCAACCCCGCGCGCCAGGTGGGCTGGATGTGCCAGTGCGGCGAGCGGTTGAAGGTGGAGCAGGGGAAGGGCCGGTGCGCGCGCTGCGGCTCCGCCTACGTGGAGCGCGGCGGCGCGCTGGTGGTCCAGTGA
- a CDS encoding DegT/DnrJ/EryC1/StrS family aminotransferase: MKVPLLDLKAQHRAIRESVVAKVLELADAQLFILGKPVEELEARIAELSRARFGVGVASGTDALLVPLKALDLKPGDEVITSPFTFFASAGAIHNAGARPVFADIDPVTFNIDPAAVEAAITPRTRAIMPVHLFGQMAAMERLVPLAARHGIPLLEDAAQAIGARRRVDGAWRMAGELGTVTGFSFFPSKNLGGWGDGGMVVANDERIAARVRSLRTHGGLQMYHHDEVGTNSRLDALQAVVLLAKLPHLAAWSAARRANAARYGELLAGLPSVRTPATDPANEHIFHQYVIEAERRDELLAHLKAKDVGCAVYYPLALHLQPCFRYLGHRAGAFPASEAATRRVLALPVYPELSQAEQQYVAETIRGFYGT, from the coding sequence GTGAAGGTCCCGCTGCTGGACCTCAAGGCGCAGCATCGGGCCATCCGCGAGAGCGTGGTGGCCAAGGTGCTCGAGCTGGCCGACGCGCAGCTGTTCATCCTCGGCAAGCCGGTGGAGGAGCTCGAAGCCCGGATCGCGGAGCTGTCGCGCGCCCGGTTCGGCGTCGGCGTGGCCAGCGGCACCGACGCGCTGCTGGTGCCGCTCAAGGCGCTGGACCTGAAGCCGGGCGACGAGGTGATCACCAGCCCGTTCACCTTCTTCGCCTCCGCGGGGGCGATCCACAACGCCGGCGCCCGGCCGGTGTTCGCCGACATCGACCCCGTGACGTTCAACATCGATCCGGCCGCCGTGGAGGCGGCCATCACCCCGCGCACCCGCGCCATCATGCCGGTGCACCTGTTCGGGCAGATGGCGGCGATGGAGCGGCTGGTGCCGCTCGCCGCCCGGCACGGCATCCCGCTGCTCGAGGACGCGGCCCAGGCCATCGGCGCCCGCCGCCGCGTGGACGGGGCCTGGCGCATGGCCGGCGAGCTGGGCACGGTCACCGGCTTCTCGTTCTTCCCGAGCAAGAACCTCGGCGGGTGGGGCGACGGGGGCATGGTGGTGGCCAACGACGAGCGGATCGCGGCCCGGGTCCGGAGCCTGCGCACCCACGGCGGGCTGCAGATGTACCATCACGACGAGGTGGGCACGAACTCGCGGCTCGACGCCCTGCAGGCGGTGGTCCTGCTGGCCAAGCTGCCGCACCTGGCGGCGTGGAGCGCGGCCCGGCGCGCCAACGCGGCGCGCTACGGCGAGCTGCTGGCCGGCCTGCCCTCGGTGCGCACGCCGGCGACCGATCCCGCCAACGAGCACATCTTCCACCAGTACGTGATCGAGGCGGAGCGGCGCGACGAGCTCCTGGCGCACCTGAAGGCGAAGGACGTCGGGTGCGCGGTCTACTACCCGCTCGCGCTGCACCTCCAACCCTGTTTCCGGTACCTGGGCCACCGCGCGGGCGCCTTCCCGGCGTCCGAGGCGGCGACCCGCCGGGTGCTGGCCCTGCCGGTGTACCCGGAGCTGTCGCAGGCCGAGCAGCAGTACGTGGCCGAAACCATTCGCGGATTCTACGGGACATGA
- a CDS encoding nucleotide sugar dehydrogenase — MTTNYEAQLLEKAKARTAVLGLVGLGYVGLPLAVELAEAGYRVIGFDVSKRVVDGVNAGRSHVQDIPTERLAKLVKAGKISATTDLGRLGEPDGVAICVPTPLSKTRDPDVSFISAATDSVARTIRPGQAIILQSTTYPGTTREMLLPALEKGGLKVGVDFFLAFSPERVDPGNPKFNTHNTPKVVGGVTPACTRVTMALYQPAIETLVPVSSPEAAELVKLLENTFRSVNIGLVNEMAIVCDKLGVDVWEVIEAANTKPFGFMKFTPGPGVGGHCIPLDPHYLAWKMRTLNYRTRFIELAGEINAEMPEYWVEKVVAALNDHQRSVRGSTVLVVGVAYKRDIDDLRESPALDVIKLLERMGAVVRYHDPYIPELHEDSVALSSSPLTPEVVRSADCVVIVTDHSKLDYAMVAREAKALVDTRHVVAARREAR; from the coding sequence ATGACGACCAACTACGAAGCACAGCTGCTGGAGAAGGCCAAGGCGCGGACCGCCGTCCTCGGACTGGTGGGGCTCGGCTACGTCGGCCTTCCGCTCGCCGTCGAGCTGGCCGAAGCCGGGTACCGGGTGATCGGCTTCGACGTCAGCAAGCGCGTGGTGGACGGCGTCAACGCGGGCCGCTCGCACGTGCAGGACATCCCCACCGAGCGGCTGGCCAAGCTGGTGAAGGCGGGGAAGATCAGCGCCACCACCGACCTGGGCCGGCTCGGGGAGCCGGACGGCGTCGCGATCTGCGTGCCGACGCCGCTGTCCAAGACCCGCGACCCCGACGTCTCGTTCATCTCGGCCGCGACGGACAGCGTGGCGCGGACGATCCGGCCGGGCCAGGCCATCATCCTCCAGAGCACCACCTACCCGGGCACCACCCGCGAGATGCTGCTGCCCGCGCTCGAGAAGGGCGGCCTCAAGGTGGGCGTGGACTTCTTCCTCGCGTTCAGCCCCGAGCGGGTGGACCCCGGGAATCCGAAGTTCAACACCCACAACACGCCGAAGGTGGTGGGCGGCGTCACGCCGGCGTGCACGCGCGTCACGATGGCACTCTACCAGCCGGCGATCGAGACGCTGGTGCCGGTCAGCTCGCCGGAGGCGGCCGAGCTGGTCAAGCTGCTGGAGAACACCTTCCGCTCGGTGAACATCGGCTTGGTGAACGAGATGGCCATCGTCTGCGACAAGCTCGGCGTGGACGTGTGGGAGGTCATCGAGGCGGCGAACACCAAGCCGTTCGGGTTCATGAAGTTCACGCCGGGGCCCGGCGTGGGCGGGCACTGCATCCCGCTCGACCCGCACTACCTCGCGTGGAAGATGCGGACGCTGAACTACCGCACCCGGTTCATCGAGCTGGCGGGCGAGATCAACGCGGAGATGCCGGAGTACTGGGTCGAGAAGGTGGTGGCGGCGCTCAACGACCACCAGCGGTCGGTGCGCGGCTCCACCGTGCTGGTGGTCGGCGTGGCGTACAAGCGCGACATCGACGACCTGCGCGAGAGCCCGGCGCTCGACGTGATCAAGCTGCTGGAGCGGATGGGCGCCGTGGTGCGCTACCACGACCCCTACATCCCGGAGCTGCACGAGGACAGCGTGGCCTTGAGCTCCTCGCCGCTCACGCCGGAGGTCGTGCGGTCGGCCGACTGCGTGGTGATCGTCACGGACCACAGCAAGCTCGACTACGCGATGGTGGCGCGCGAGGCGAAGGCCCTCGTGGACACGCGGCACGTCGTCGCCGCCCGCCGCGAAGCCCGCTAG
- the rfbD gene encoding dTDP-4-dehydrorhamnose reductase gives MRVGVTGADGLLGATLVPLWRRAGAEVLGWTLDDFDVRDAAATRRAVLGARPDAVLHLAAWTDVDGAEAEPDAALAVNRDGTAHVAAACREAGAQLVYLSTDYVFDGSARAPIPPATRPAPLGAYARGKAAGEEAAEASGPRWTVVRTGWLFGPGGRNFVDTVRAAAARGRPLRVVDDQVGAPTSTALVAEGLWGLVGGGRSGRWHLAAAGAASWFEVARAVYGAVGADPALVTPCRTADAGRAAARPAYAVLDCRATETALGIALPRWEEHVVAHLRTGRVPPLGLIDGDA, from the coding sequence TTGCGCGTCGGCGTCACGGGAGCCGACGGCCTGCTCGGCGCCACCCTGGTGCCGCTGTGGCGGCGCGCGGGAGCCGAGGTGCTCGGGTGGACGCTCGACGATTTCGACGTGCGGGACGCGGCCGCCACGCGGCGGGCCGTGCTCGGCGCGCGACCGGACGCGGTGCTGCACCTCGCGGCCTGGACGGACGTGGACGGGGCGGAGGCCGAGCCGGACGCGGCGCTCGCCGTGAACCGCGACGGGACGGCGCACGTGGCGGCCGCGTGCCGGGAGGCGGGCGCGCAGCTCGTGTACCTGAGCACCGACTACGTGTTCGACGGATCGGCCCGCGCGCCGATCCCTCCGGCCACCCGCCCCGCGCCGCTGGGGGCGTACGCCCGGGGCAAGGCCGCCGGCGAGGAAGCGGCGGAGGCGTCGGGGCCGCGGTGGACCGTCGTCCGCACGGGATGGCTGTTCGGGCCCGGCGGCCGCAACTTCGTGGACACCGTCCGCGCGGCCGCCGCCCGGGGCCGCCCGTTGCGGGTGGTGGACGACCAGGTGGGGGCGCCGACGTCCACCGCCCTGGTGGCCGAGGGCCTGTGGGGACTGGTCGGGGGCGGGCGGTCGGGCCGCTGGCACCTCGCGGCGGCGGGAGCGGCGTCGTGGTTCGAGGTGGCCCGGGCGGTCTACGGCGCCGTCGGAGCCGATCCCGCGCTCGTCACGCCGTGCCGCACCGCCGACGCGGGGCGCGCGGCGGCGCGGCCGGCCTACGCGGTGCTCGACTGCCGGGCGACCGAGACCGCGCTGGGGATCGCGCTGCCGCGATGGGAGGAGCACGTGGTGGCTCACCTCCGGACCGGGCGGGTCCCCCCGCTGGGCCTGATCGACGGAGACGCGTGA
- a CDS encoding sugar phosphate nucleotidyltransferase — protein sequence MKGVVLAGGLGTRLAPMTRVTNKHLLPVYDRPMIYYPIQTLVEAGITEILLVTGGSHAGDFLRLLGNGRDFGLKHLNYTYQEGEGGIAAALGLAEDFADGAPICVILGDNILERSIRPAVARYARNGRGGLVLLKEVADPERFGVPVFEGERIVRIEEKPTRPGSRYAVIGVYMYDARVFEIIRTLKPSGRGELEITDVNNAYLGWGELDHAFVEGWWTDAGAVESLYRAASLVAQQRSEGR from the coding sequence ATGAAAGGCGTGGTGCTGGCCGGCGGGCTGGGCACCCGGCTCGCCCCGATGACCCGGGTGACCAACAAGCACCTCCTGCCCGTCTACGATCGGCCGATGATCTACTACCCGATCCAGACGCTGGTCGAGGCGGGGATCACCGAGATCCTGCTGGTGACCGGGGGCAGCCACGCGGGCGACTTCCTGCGCCTGCTGGGCAACGGCCGGGACTTCGGCCTCAAGCACCTGAACTACACCTACCAGGAGGGCGAGGGCGGCATCGCGGCGGCGCTCGGCCTCGCGGAGGACTTCGCCGACGGCGCGCCGATCTGCGTGATCCTCGGCGACAACATCCTCGAGCGGTCCATCCGTCCGGCGGTGGCGCGGTACGCCCGCAACGGCCGCGGCGGCCTGGTGCTGCTCAAGGAGGTGGCGGACCCCGAGCGCTTCGGCGTCCCGGTGTTCGAGGGCGAGCGCATCGTCCGGATCGAGGAGAAGCCGACGCGGCCCGGCTCGCGGTACGCCGTCATCGGCGTCTACATGTACGACGCGCGCGTGTTCGAGATCATCCGCACCCTGAAGCCCTCGGGCCGCGGCGAGCTGGAGATCACCGACGTCAACAATGCCTATCTCGGGTGGGGCGAGCTCGATCACGCCTTCGTGGAGGGCTGGTGGACCGACGCCGGAGCGGTCGAGAGCCTGTACCGGGCCGCCAGCCTCGTCGCGCAGCAGCGCTCGGAGGGGCGATGA
- a CDS encoding dTDP-4-dehydrorhamnose 3,5-epimerase family protein — MKGLEAPSRRPIDGVRTKVLRVVADERGRLMEMLRSDDPEFTRFGQVYLTAAYPGVVKAWHYHERQTDNFVCVAGMMKLVLYDDREASPTRGTINEFFVGDHNPLLVQIPPLVFHGFKCISEREALVVNVPTEPYDHARPDELRIDAHDPRIPYDWARKDG; from the coding sequence ATGAAGGGTCTCGAGGCGCCGTCGCGGCGCCCGATCGACGGCGTCCGCACCAAGGTGCTGCGGGTCGTGGCGGACGAGCGCGGGCGGCTGATGGAGATGCTGCGCTCGGACGACCCGGAGTTCACGCGGTTCGGCCAGGTCTACCTCACCGCCGCCTACCCCGGCGTGGTGAAGGCGTGGCACTACCACGAGCGGCAGACCGACAACTTCGTGTGCGTGGCCGGGATGATGAAGCTGGTGCTGTACGACGACCGCGAGGCGTCGCCCACCCGGGGCACGATCAACGAGTTCTTCGTGGGCGACCACAACCCGCTGCTCGTCCAGATCCCGCCGCTCGTGTTCCACGGCTTCAAGTGCATCTCCGAGCGGGAGGCCCTGGTGGTCAACGTCCCGACGGAGCCGTACGACCACGCGCGGCCGGACGAGCTGCGCATCGATGCGCACGACCCGCGCATCCCGTACGACTGGGCGCGGAAGGACGGCTGA
- the rfbB gene encoding dTDP-glucose 4,6-dehydratase: protein MRLVVTGGLGFIGSNFVRLVRERHPDWSVTNLDLVTYAGNPANLADLADLAGWSGYRFVKGDVAEPADVSRALEGGAEGIVNFAAETHVDRSILAAEPFVRTNVLGTVQLLEAARALGGCRVVHVSTDEVYGALGPDDAPFTEATPLNPTSPYAASKAAADHLALAFARTYDQDVVITRCSNNYGPYQFPEKLVPLMITNAVEGRRLPVYGDGRQVRDWIHVEDHCAGVLAALERGRAGEVYNFGARAERANLDIVSRIVVLTGVAPALVEHVADRPAHDRRYAMDATKAERELGWRPARSFEQGLADTVRWYVEHESWWRAVKDGSYRAFYRAWYEERAS from the coding sequence GTGCGCCTGGTGGTCACGGGCGGGCTGGGCTTCATCGGATCCAACTTCGTGCGGCTGGTGCGGGAACGGCATCCGGACTGGTCCGTCACCAACCTCGACCTGGTCACCTATGCCGGCAACCCGGCCAACCTGGCCGACCTGGCCGACCTGGCCGGGTGGTCCGGTTACCGCTTCGTGAAGGGCGACGTGGCCGAGCCGGCGGACGTGAGCCGCGCCCTCGAGGGGGGCGCCGAGGGCATCGTGAACTTCGCCGCCGAGACCCACGTGGACCGGTCGATCCTGGCGGCGGAGCCGTTCGTGCGCACCAACGTCCTCGGCACGGTGCAGCTGCTGGAGGCCGCCCGCGCGCTCGGCGGCTGCCGGGTCGTGCACGTGTCGACCGACGAGGTGTACGGCGCGCTGGGACCGGACGACGCGCCGTTCACGGAGGCGACCCCGCTCAACCCGACGAGCCCCTACGCGGCGAGCAAGGCGGCCGCCGACCATCTGGCACTGGCGTTCGCCCGGACCTACGACCAGGACGTCGTGATCACCCGCTGCTCCAACAACTACGGGCCGTACCAGTTTCCCGAGAAGCTGGTGCCGCTGATGATCACCAACGCCGTGGAGGGCCGGCGCCTGCCGGTGTACGGGGACGGTCGGCAGGTGCGCGACTGGATCCACGTGGAGGACCACTGCGCGGGCGTGCTGGCGGCGCTCGAGCGGGGGCGGGCGGGCGAGGTGTACAACTTCGGCGCCCGCGCGGAGCGGGCCAACCTCGACATCGTGTCGCGGATCGTGGTGCTGACCGGCGTCGCCCCGGCGCTGGTGGAGCACGTGGCCGACCGGCCGGCCCACGACCGCCGCTATGCGATGGACGCGACCAAGGCCGAGCGCGAGCTGGGGTGGCGGCCGGCACGCTCCTTCGAGCAGGGCCTGGCGGACACGGTGCGCTGGTACGTGGAGCACGAGTCCTGGTGGCGCGCCGTCAAGGACGGGTCGTATCGGGCGTTCTACCGCGCATGGTACGAGGAGCGGGCGTCATGA
- a CDS encoding UDP-glucose/GDP-mannose dehydrogenase family protein: MNVAVVGTGYVGLVMGAGLAEMGNAVVCADVDAGKIERLRRGEVPIYEPGLEPMVTRNQAEGRLSFTTDVGEAVQKSDIVFIAVGTPPDEDGSADLSHVLDVAVTIGRHMNRSKVVVTKSTVPVGTAEKVRAAIAGETAVPFHLASNPEFLKEGAAVQDFMKPDRIVLGVQSPEAEAALRELYEPFVRSGNPILFMDIPSAEVTKYAANAMLAARIALMNQLAALCERVGADVDDVRAGIGSDARLGKAFLFPGPGYGGSCFPKDVKALCATGREVGARQDILECVDDANQRQKRVALEKLERALGTLAGRTVAVWGLAFKAQTDDMREAAALVVIDGLLAAGAAVRVHDPKALDEARRRFGGRIGYVERRYDALEGADALVVLTEWQEYRVLDYERARSLMRRPVVIDARNLYEPARMRQHGFSYDSIGRGRV, from the coding sequence ATGAACGTGGCGGTGGTGGGGACGGGCTACGTCGGGCTGGTGATGGGGGCGGGCCTGGCCGAGATGGGCAACGCCGTGGTCTGCGCCGACGTGGACGCCGGCAAGATCGAGCGGCTCCGGCGCGGCGAGGTCCCGATCTACGAGCCGGGACTCGAGCCGATGGTCACGCGGAACCAGGCGGAGGGCCGGTTGTCGTTCACCACCGACGTGGGCGAGGCGGTGCAGAAGAGCGACATCGTGTTCATCGCCGTGGGCACACCGCCCGACGAGGACGGGTCGGCCGACCTCAGCCACGTGCTCGACGTGGCGGTCACGATCGGCCGGCACATGAACCGGTCCAAGGTGGTGGTGACCAAGAGCACCGTGCCGGTGGGCACCGCCGAGAAGGTCCGCGCCGCCATCGCGGGCGAGACGGCGGTGCCGTTCCACCTGGCGTCGAACCCGGAGTTCCTCAAGGAGGGCGCCGCGGTCCAGGACTTCATGAAGCCGGACCGCATCGTGCTCGGGGTCCAGAGCCCGGAGGCGGAGGCGGCGCTCCGCGAGCTGTACGAGCCGTTCGTGCGCTCGGGGAACCCGATCCTGTTCATGGACATCCCCTCCGCCGAGGTCACCAAGTACGCCGCCAACGCGATGCTGGCGGCCCGCATCGCGCTGATGAACCAGCTCGCGGCGCTGTGCGAGCGGGTCGGGGCGGACGTCGACGACGTGCGCGCGGGCATCGGGTCCGACGCGCGGCTCGGCAAGGCGTTCCTGTTCCCCGGGCCCGGGTACGGCGGGTCCTGCTTCCCCAAGGACGTGAAGGCGCTGTGCGCCACCGGACGCGAGGTGGGCGCGCGCCAGGACATCCTCGAGTGCGTCGACGACGCGAACCAGCGGCAGAAGCGGGTGGCGCTGGAGAAGCTGGAGCGCGCGCTCGGCACCCTGGCCGGCCGGACCGTGGCGGTGTGGGGCCTGGCGTTCAAGGCGCAGACCGACGACATGCGCGAGGCCGCCGCGCTGGTCGTGATCGACGGGCTGCTGGCGGCCGGCGCGGCGGTGCGGGTGCACGATCCCAAGGCGCTCGACGAGGCGCGCCGCCGCTTCGGCGGGCGCATCGGCTACGTGGAGCGCCGCTACGACGCGCTCGAGGGGGCCGACGCGCTGGTGGTGCTCACGGAGTGGCAGGAGTACCGCGTGCTGGACTACGAGCGCGCCCGCAGCCTGATGCGGCGCCCGGTCGTGATCGACGCCCGCAACCTCTACGAGCCGGCGCGGATGCGGCAGCACGGGTTCAGCTACGACTCCATCGGGCGGGGACGGGTCTGA
- a CDS encoding UDP-glucuronic acid decarboxylase family protein — MRVLITGAAGFLGSHLADRFLAAGCDVVGMDNFVTGSPDNIAHLTGNRHFAFHEHNVTNFIYVDGPLDGVLHFASPASPRDYLELPIQTLKVGSLGTHKALGLAKAKGARFLLASTSEVYGDPLVHPQPEGYWGNVNPVGPRGVYDEAKRFAEAMTMAYHRYHGLDTRIARIFNTYGPRMRVRDGRVVSNFVVQALKAEPITIYGDGSQTRSFCYVDDLVDGIVRLFERGAAEPTNIGNPREYRVLELAELVIRLTGSRSAIVREPLPEDDPKVRQPDIARARSLLGWEPKIGLEDGLGRTIAYLREQLA, encoded by the coding sequence ATGCGCGTGCTCATCACCGGCGCGGCGGGCTTCCTCGGCTCGCACCTGGCCGACCGCTTCCTGGCGGCCGGCTGCGACGTCGTCGGCATGGACAACTTCGTCACCGGCAGCCCGGACAACATCGCGCACCTGACGGGGAACCGGCACTTCGCCTTCCACGAGCACAACGTCACCAACTTCATCTACGTGGACGGCCCGCTGGACGGGGTGCTGCACTTCGCGTCGCCCGCCAGCCCGCGCGACTACCTGGAGCTGCCCATCCAGACGCTCAAGGTCGGCTCGCTCGGGACCCACAAGGCGCTGGGCCTGGCCAAGGCCAAGGGGGCGCGCTTCCTGCTGGCCTCGACGTCCGAGGTGTACGGCGACCCGCTGGTGCACCCGCAGCCGGAAGGCTACTGGGGCAACGTCAACCCGGTGGGCCCGCGGGGCGTGTACGACGAGGCGAAGCGGTTCGCGGAAGCGATGACGATGGCGTACCACCGCTACCACGGCCTGGACACGCGGATCGCGCGCATCTTCAACACCTACGGGCCGCGGATGCGGGTGCGGGACGGGCGGGTGGTGTCGAACTTCGTCGTGCAGGCGCTCAAGGCCGAGCCCATCACCATCTACGGCGACGGCTCGCAGACACGGTCGTTCTGCTACGTCGACGACCTGGTGGACGGGATCGTGCGGCTGTTCGAGCGCGGGGCCGCCGAGCCGACGAACATCGGCAACCCGCGCGAGTACCGGGTGCTGGAGCTGGCCGAGCTGGTGATCCGGCTCACCGGTTCGCGCTCGGCGATCGTGCGCGAGCCTTTGCCCGAGGACGACCCCAAGGTCCGCCAGCCCGACATCGCCCGCGCGCGGTCGCTGCTGGGGTGGGAGCCGAAGATCGGGCTCGAGGACGGGCTCGGCCGGACGATCGCGTACCTGCGCGAGCAGCTGGCGTGA
- a CDS encoding NAD-dependent epimerase/dehydratase family protein yields the protein MTRVLVTGAAGFIGSHVAERLVARGDEVVGLDSFDDFYARPVKEANLAALARSPGFELVEGDVRDGALVRRLLDAETVIVHLAARAGVRPSLEDPALYASVNIEGTAVLLEAARRAGAHRFVFGSSSSVYGDTAPVPFAEDWPALLPISPYAATKRAGELLCVTFAQLYGLRIMALRFFTVYGPRQRPDLAIHKFTRLIAEGRPVPFYGDGSSERDYTYIDDIVGGVAAAVGWTAGGGPGVEIVNLGESRTTTLSALVALIARAVGREARLERLPEQPGDVRRTCADVRKAGRLLGYRPVTTVEDGIPRFVRWFEEVHGRTH from the coding sequence GTGACGCGGGTCCTGGTGACCGGGGCGGCGGGCTTCATCGGCTCGCACGTGGCCGAGCGCCTGGTGGCCCGGGGCGACGAGGTGGTCGGGCTCGACAGCTTCGACGACTTCTACGCCCGGCCGGTCAAGGAGGCCAACCTCGCGGCGCTGGCGCGCTCGCCGGGCTTCGAGCTGGTCGAGGGCGACGTGCGCGACGGCGCCCTGGTGCGCCGGCTGCTCGACGCCGAGACGGTGATCGTGCACCTGGCGGCGCGCGCCGGGGTGCGGCCCTCGCTGGAGGACCCGGCGCTCTACGCGTCGGTGAACATCGAGGGCACGGCGGTGCTGCTCGAGGCCGCGCGCCGCGCCGGCGCGCACCGGTTCGTGTTCGGCAGCTCGTCGTCGGTGTACGGCGACACGGCGCCGGTGCCGTTCGCCGAGGACTGGCCGGCCCTGCTGCCGATCTCGCCCTACGCCGCCACCAAGCGCGCCGGCGAGCTGCTGTGCGTCACCTTCGCCCAGCTGTACGGCCTGCGGATCATGGCGCTGCGATTCTTCACCGTGTACGGGCCGCGGCAGCGGCCGGACCTGGCGATCCACAAGTTCACCCGCCTGATCGCCGAGGGGCGGCCGGTGCCGTTCTACGGCGACGGGTCGAGCGAGCGCGACTACACCTACATCGACGATATTGTAGGAGGCGTCGCGGCGGCCGTGGGCTGGACCGCGGGCGGCGGACCGGGCGTCGAGATCGTCAACCTCGGCGAATCGCGGACCACGACGCTGAGCGCGCTGGTCGCCCTGATCGCCCGGGCGGTGGGGCGCGAGGCGCGGCTGGAGCGGCTGCCGGAGCAGCCGGGCGACGTGCGGCGCACCTGCGCCGACGTCCGCAAGGCCGGGCGGCTGCTGGGCTACCGGCCCGTGACGACGGTGGAGGACGGCATCCCGCGCTTCGTGCGCTGGTTCGAGGAGGTCCATGGACGCACGCACTAG